A window of the Branchiibius hedensis genome harbors these coding sequences:
- the argJ gene encoding bifunctional glutamate N-acetyltransferase/amino-acid acetyltransferase ArgJ yields MSVTAAQGFRASGVTAGLKPSGKPDVALVVNDGPDHHAAAVFTSNRVCAAPVTWSKQVVSDGRVDAVVLNSGGANAITGGQGFLDTHRTAELVAEVTGLSAGDVVVCSTGLIGELLPMPKLSAGIQVAAQKLTADGGAAAAEAIITTDTHAKTSVVQGDGWVVGGMAKGAGMLAPALATMLVVITTDAVVDDEVLDGVLRSATHVTFDRIDSDGCQSTNDTVLLMASGASGVRPTTDALATAVTQCCADLARQLIGDAEGAAHDIAIEVRTAASEADALEVARAIARNNLFKCAIFGRDPNWGRVLAAVGTTKAAFVPEQLAVSMNGVQVCRDGGVGDDRSLVDLSGREVHLAVDLNAGAETVTVWTNDLTHDYVHENSAYST; encoded by the coding sequence GTGAGTGTTACTGCAGCACAAGGGTTCCGGGCCAGCGGGGTGACGGCCGGTCTCAAGCCCAGCGGCAAGCCGGATGTCGCGCTCGTCGTCAACGACGGCCCTGATCATCACGCTGCCGCGGTCTTCACCAGCAACCGGGTGTGTGCGGCACCGGTGACCTGGAGCAAGCAGGTGGTCTCCGACGGCCGGGTCGATGCCGTGGTGCTGAATTCCGGTGGTGCGAATGCAATCACCGGCGGCCAGGGGTTCCTGGACACGCACCGCACGGCTGAGTTGGTGGCCGAGGTCACGGGTCTGTCGGCAGGTGACGTCGTGGTCTGCTCAACCGGGTTGATCGGGGAGCTGCTGCCGATGCCGAAGCTTTCAGCCGGCATCCAGGTGGCGGCCCAGAAGCTGACGGCAGACGGCGGCGCGGCCGCCGCTGAAGCGATCATCACGACTGATACACACGCGAAAACGTCTGTGGTGCAGGGCGATGGCTGGGTCGTCGGCGGCATGGCCAAAGGGGCCGGGATGTTGGCGCCGGCCTTGGCGACGATGCTCGTGGTGATCACCACGGATGCGGTGGTCGACGACGAGGTGCTGGACGGCGTACTGCGATCAGCCACGCACGTGACGTTCGACCGGATCGATTCCGACGGCTGCCAGTCGACCAACGACACGGTGCTGCTGATGGCGTCCGGGGCGAGCGGCGTGCGACCGACGACCGATGCTCTGGCGACGGCCGTGACCCAGTGCTGCGCCGACCTGGCCCGGCAACTCATCGGCGACGCAGAGGGGGCGGCGCACGACATCGCCATTGAAGTGCGCACCGCAGCCAGCGAGGCCGACGCACTCGAAGTAGCGCGGGCGATCGCTCGCAACAACCTGTTCAAGTGCGCGATCTTCGGGCGGGACCCGAACTGGGGCCGGGTCCTCGCGGCGGTCGGCACGACCAAGGCGGCCTTCGTGCCCGAGCAGTTGGCCGTGAGCATGAACGGGGTGCAGGTGTGCCGGGATGGGGGAGTGGGCGACGACCGCTCGCTGGTCGACCTGTCCGGGCGAGAGGTGCATCTGGCCGTCGATCTCAACGCCGGGGCCGAGACCGTGACCGTGTGGACCAACGACCTGACGCACGACTACGTGCACGAGAACTCGGCGTACAGCACATGA